In a single window of the Streptomyces cinnabarinus genome:
- a CDS encoding O-acetyl-ADP-ribose deacetylase — translation MTTITLVQGDITRQSVDAIVNAANSSLLGGGGVDGAIHRRGGPEILAECRKLRASHYGKGLPTGQAVATTAGKLDARWVIHTVGPVFSDTEDRSGLLASCYRESLRVADELGARTVAFPAVSTGVYRWPMRDAARIAMETVRSARTEVEEVTFVLFDERAHEAFAAQLS, via the coding sequence ATGACCACCATCACGCTCGTCCAGGGCGACATCACCCGCCAGAGCGTCGACGCCATCGTGAACGCCGCCAACTCCTCCCTGCTCGGCGGGGGCGGAGTGGACGGCGCCATCCACCGCCGTGGCGGCCCCGAGATCCTGGCGGAATGCCGCAAGCTGCGCGCCTCGCACTACGGCAAGGGCCTGCCCACGGGCCAGGCCGTCGCCACGACGGCGGGCAAGCTGGACGCCCGCTGGGTGATCCACACCGTCGGCCCCGTCTTCAGCGACACCGAGGACCGCTCCGGCCTGCTCGCCTCCTGCTACCGCGAATCCCTGCGCGTGGCCGACGAGCTGGGCGCCCGCACCGTGGCCTTCCCGGCCGTCTCCACCGGCGTCTACCGCTGGCCGATGCGGGACGCGGCCCGGATCGCGATGGAGACCGTACGGTCCGCGCGGACCGAGGTCGAGGAGGTGACGTTCGTCCTCTTCGACGAGCGGGCCCACGAGGCGTTCGCCGCACAGCTCTCCTGA
- a CDS encoding gamma-glutamyltransferase family protein gives MFTTRPTLQGTFGMVSSTHWLASQSAMAVLEDGGNAYDAAVAAAFVLHVVEPHLNGPAGEVPMLLAPAGGEARVLCGQGVTPAGATVAHYRGLGLDLVPGTGPLAAAVPGAFDAWLLLLRDHGTKSLADVLKYAIGYAEHGHPPVENVGATVEAVRELFTTEWTTSAEVYLPDGQPPRPGRLFRNPALAATWKRLLAEVAGAGDREARIEAARRVWRTGFIAEALVRQAARPTLDTSGERHTGTLTGDDLAGWSATYEAPVTYDWNGWTLCKAGPWSQGPVLLQQFALLRAELPAHGSADYVHLLIENCKLAMADREAWYGDAAEVPLGELLSEGYNAERRALVGDKASCELRPGSPGGRTPRVSAYARVVLDEEATAPGAGEPTVARYPVRGEPDVTPDGVTRGDTCHLDIVDRWGNMIAATPSGGWLQSNPVVPELGFPLGTRLQMTWLEEGLPATLTPGRRPRTTLSPSLALRDGEPVLAFGTPGGDQQDQWQLHFFLGVALRERVRGGPDLQGAIDAPNWHNDSFPSSFHPRGTRPGSVTVEARTDPEVIEELIARGHRVTVGDPWSEGRLCAVARDPRTGVLSAGANPRGTQGYAVGR, from the coding sequence ATGTTCACCACCCGCCCCACGCTCCAGGGCACCTTCGGCATGGTGTCCTCCACCCACTGGCTGGCCTCCCAGTCGGCGATGGCCGTCCTGGAGGACGGCGGGAACGCCTACGACGCCGCCGTGGCCGCAGCGTTCGTGCTGCACGTCGTCGAGCCGCACCTCAACGGCCCGGCCGGCGAGGTCCCGATGCTGCTCGCCCCGGCCGGCGGTGAGGCACGGGTGCTGTGCGGACAGGGCGTCACCCCGGCCGGTGCGACCGTCGCGCACTACCGAGGGCTCGGCCTGGACCTCGTCCCCGGCACCGGCCCCCTCGCCGCCGCCGTGCCCGGCGCCTTCGACGCCTGGCTGCTGCTGCTCCGCGACCACGGCACCAAGTCCCTCGCCGACGTCCTCAAGTACGCCATCGGCTACGCCGAACACGGGCACCCGCCCGTGGAGAACGTCGGCGCCACCGTCGAGGCGGTACGGGAGCTGTTCACGACGGAGTGGACGACATCGGCCGAGGTGTACCTGCCGGACGGACAACCGCCGCGCCCCGGCCGCCTGTTCCGCAACCCCGCCCTCGCCGCCACCTGGAAGCGCCTGCTCGCCGAGGTGGCCGGGGCGGGGGACCGGGAGGCGCGGATCGAGGCGGCCCGCCGGGTGTGGCGCACCGGATTCATCGCCGAGGCGCTCGTCCGGCAGGCCGCCAGGCCCACCCTCGACACCAGCGGCGAACGGCACACCGGCACCCTCACCGGCGACGACCTCGCCGGGTGGTCCGCCACCTACGAGGCGCCGGTGACCTACGACTGGAACGGCTGGACCCTGTGCAAGGCCGGACCCTGGAGCCAGGGACCGGTGCTGCTCCAGCAGTTCGCCCTGCTCCGCGCCGAACTGCCCGCCCACGGCTCCGCCGACTACGTCCACCTGCTGATCGAGAACTGCAAGCTCGCCATGGCCGACCGGGAGGCCTGGTACGGGGACGCGGCCGAGGTGCCGCTGGGCGAGCTGCTCTCCGAGGGGTACAACGCGGAGCGGCGGGCGCTCGTCGGCGACAAGGCGTCCTGTGAGCTCCGGCCCGGCAGCCCCGGGGGCCGTACGCCCCGGGTGAGCGCGTACGCGCGCGTGGTGCTCGACGAGGAGGCCACCGCGCCGGGCGCCGGTGAGCCGACGGTCGCCCGGTACCCGGTGCGGGGGGAGCCGGACGTCACCCCCGACGGCGTCACCCGTGGCGACACCTGCCACCTCGACATCGTCGACCGCTGGGGCAACATGATCGCGGCCACGCCCAGCGGGGGCTGGCTCCAGTCCAACCCCGTCGTGCCCGAACTGGGCTTCCCGCTCGGCACCCGGCTCCAGATGACCTGGCTGGAGGAGGGCCTTCCGGCCACGCTGACCCCCGGGCGCCGCCCGCGCACCACCCTCTCGCCCTCCCTCGCCCTGCGCGACGGAGAACCCGTACTGGCCTTCGGTACGCCCGGCGGCGATCAGCAGGACCAGTGGCAGCTGCACTTCTTCCTGGGCGTCGCACTGCGCGAGCGGGTGCGCGGCGGACCGGACCTCCAGGGCGCGATCGACGCCCCGAACTGGCACAACGACAGCTTCCCCAGCTCCTTCCACCCGCGCGGGACGCGACCGGGCAGCGTCACCGTGGAGGCCCGCACGGACCCCGAGGTGATCGAGGAGCTGATCGCGCGCGGGCACCGGGTGACCGTGGGGGATCCCTGGTCGGAGGGGCGGCTGTGCGCGGTGGCGCGGGATCCGCGGACCGGGGTGCTGTCGGCGGGGGCGAACCCGCGGGGCACGCAAGGGTACGCCGTGGGACGGTGA
- a CDS encoding ArsR/SmtB family transcription factor: MGHGAVTTTDEERVRLDADNVAKVATTLQALSTPSRLLILARLREGPLPATELAAEVGMEQSACSHQLRLLRNLGLVVGERRGRSVVYTLHDHHVAELLDQAVYHVEHLRLGISDTAD, translated from the coding sequence GTCACCACCACCGACGAAGAGCGCGTGCGCCTGGACGCGGACAACGTCGCGAAGGTGGCGACCACCCTCCAGGCCCTGTCCACCCCCTCCCGGCTGCTGATCCTGGCCCGGCTGCGCGAAGGCCCGCTCCCGGCCACCGAGTTGGCCGCCGAGGTGGGCATGGAGCAGTCCGCCTGCTCGCACCAGCTGCGGCTGCTGCGCAATCTGGGCCTGGTGGTCGGCGAGCGGCGCGGCCGGTCGGTGGTCTACACGCTGCACGACCACCATGTCGCCGAACTCCTCGACCAGGCCGTCTATCACGTGGAGCATCTGCGGCTGGGGATCAGCGACACGGCGGACTGA
- a CDS encoding phytoene desaturase family protein: MLDAVVVGAGPNGLTAAVELARRGHSVALFEAKDTVGGGARTEELTLPGFRHDPCSAAHPLGINSPAFRALPLQEYGLEWLHAELPMAHPFPDGTAAVLSRSVGETAASFGARDAGTYRRLVEPFLPRWDALARDFMSLPLTALPRDPVTLARFGLVGLPPSSWLTRRFQGERAKTLFAGLVAHVMAPLNGFATGAVGLVFALAAHARGWPVAKGGSQAISDALAAYLKDLGGSIHTDYEVKRLDDLPPARSYIFDTSPTALARIAGFGRYYERYRYGAGVFKIDYALDGPVPWTAAEARRAGTVQIGAGSAEIGTALRAASREGRAPDRPFMITVQPSVVDPSRAPAGQQVFWAYAHVPNGWTGDLTDTMERQLERFAPGFRDRVLARAVAGPPELAARNANYVGGDIGSGAASGLQLMLRPRLSLFPYSTPHPAVFICSSATPPGPGVHGMSGHNAAKAVWRRLRQT; the protein is encoded by the coding sequence ATGCTCGACGCAGTCGTGGTGGGTGCGGGACCGAACGGCCTGACCGCCGCCGTGGAGCTGGCCCGCCGCGGCCACTCCGTGGCGCTGTTCGAGGCGAAGGACACCGTGGGCGGAGGCGCCCGCACCGAGGAGCTCACCCTCCCCGGCTTCCGCCACGACCCGTGTTCCGCCGCGCACCCCCTCGGCATCAACTCCCCCGCGTTCCGCGCCCTGCCGCTCCAGGAGTACGGCCTGGAGTGGCTGCACGCGGAGCTGCCGATGGCGCACCCGTTCCCCGACGGCACCGCCGCCGTGCTGTCCCGCTCGGTCGGGGAGACCGCCGCCTCCTTCGGCGCCCGGGACGCGGGGACGTACCGCAGGCTGGTCGAGCCGTTCCTGCCCCGATGGGACGCCCTGGCCCGGGACTTCATGTCCCTGCCGCTGACCGCCCTGCCCCGCGACCCGGTCACCCTCGCCCGCTTCGGCCTCGTCGGTCTGCCCCCGTCGAGCTGGCTCACCCGCCGCTTCCAGGGAGAGCGCGCGAAGACCCTGTTCGCCGGACTCGTGGCGCACGTCATGGCCCCGCTGAACGGCTTCGCGACCGGTGCCGTCGGCCTGGTCTTCGCCCTGGCCGCGCACGCCCGGGGCTGGCCGGTGGCCAAGGGCGGCTCCCAGGCGATCTCCGACGCGCTGGCCGCGTACCTCAAGGACCTCGGCGGCTCGATCCACACCGACTACGAGGTCAAGCGCCTCGACGATCTGCCGCCCGCACGGTCGTACATCTTCGACACCTCGCCCACCGCGCTGGCCCGGATCGCCGGCTTCGGCCGCTACTACGAGCGCTACCGCTACGGCGCGGGCGTCTTCAAGATCGACTACGCGCTGGACGGACCGGTGCCCTGGACCGCGGCGGAGGCCCGCCGCGCGGGGACGGTGCAGATCGGCGCCGGCAGCGCGGAGATCGGCACCGCGCTGCGCGCCGCGTCCCGGGAGGGCCGGGCGCCCGACCGGCCGTTCATGATCACCGTCCAGCCGAGTGTCGTCGACCCGAGCCGGGCCCCCGCCGGACAGCAGGTGTTCTGGGCCTACGCCCATGTGCCCAACGGCTGGACCGGCGACCTCACGGACACGATGGAGCGCCAACTGGAGCGCTTCGCCCCGGGGTTCCGCGACCGCGTCCTCGCCCGTGCCGTCGCGGGCCCGCCCGAACTCGCCGCCCGCAACGCCAACTATGTCGGCGGCGACATCGGCTCCGGCGCGGCCTCCGGACTCCAGCTGATGCTGCGGCCCAGACTGTCGCTGTTCCCGTACAGCACCCCGCATCCGGCCGTCTTCATCTGTTCCTCGGCCACCCCGCCCGGACCCGGTGTGCACGGGATGTCGGGGCACAACGCGGCGAAGGCCGTCTGGAGAAGGCTGAGGCAGACATGA
- a CDS encoding inositol monophosphatase family protein: MIVDTETIDEFLARRSSDVEEAVRQAAALEIMPRWRRLAAHEVDQKSGPHDLVTDADRRAEQYLTGALGALLPGSVVVGEEAVHADPATYGALQGAAPVWIVDPVDGTRQFVHGDPGFCTLVALVQHGELLASWTYAPARDQLATAIRGKGAFLDGERLNSGAPDPGRDLRVATSHPDYTTDDQKHALRGLWTDGVAPRPCGSAGLEYLAVARGESDAVAFSWEAAWDHAAGLLLVEEAGGTHLTVSGDPFRVTGGNALPFTAARDEATARRVQALLTGAA, from the coding sequence ATGATCGTAGACACGGAAACCATCGACGAGTTTCTCGCTCGGCGCTCCTCCGACGTGGAGGAAGCCGTCCGCCAGGCCGCTGCTCTGGAAATCATGCCGCGCTGGCGCAGGCTCGCCGCGCACGAGGTCGACCAGAAGAGCGGCCCCCACGACCTGGTGACCGACGCCGACCGAAGGGCCGAGCAGTACCTCACCGGGGCGCTCGGCGCGCTGCTGCCCGGCTCCGTCGTGGTCGGCGAGGAGGCGGTGCACGCCGACCCCGCGACCTACGGCGCGCTCCAGGGCGCCGCGCCGGTCTGGATAGTCGACCCCGTCGACGGCACCCGCCAGTTCGTGCACGGCGACCCCGGCTTCTGCACCCTGGTCGCCCTGGTCCAGCACGGCGAACTGCTCGCCTCCTGGACCTACGCCCCGGCCCGCGACCAACTGGCCACCGCGATACGCGGCAAGGGCGCCTTCCTCGACGGCGAGCGCCTGAACTCCGGTGCCCCGGACCCCGGCCGCGACCTCCGCGTGGCCACCTCCCACCCCGACTACACCACCGACGACCAGAAGCACGCCCTGCGCGGCCTGTGGACCGACGGCGTGGCACCGCGCCCCTGCGGCTCGGCGGGCCTGGAGTATCTCGCCGTGGCCCGGGGCGAGTCGGACGCCGTCGCCTTCAGCTGGGAGGCGGCCTGGGACCACGCGGCGGGCCTGCTCCTGGTGGAGGAGGCGGGCGGCACCCACCTGACCGTGAGCGGCGACCCCTTCCGGGTAACAGGCGGAAACGCCCTGCCGTTCACGGCGGCAAGGGACGAGGCGACGGCACGAAGGGTGCAGGCACTGCTGACTGGCGCCGCCTGA